TGTAATTTTGTGATATACTCAGCAACTGAAAGTAAATGAGGCATTGTTCCGAAAGGTTTTCCTAAATAATCCATATCCAATCCGGCGATAATAACTCTCATGCCTTGCAAGGCAAGTTGTTCACAAATATTAGGTAAATGTTCATCAAAAAACTGAGCTTCGTCAATGCCTACCACTTCAGCTTTTACTTGTTGGGCAAGCAATAATATATCTGAAGAATGATTGACCGGAACAGATTGAATGGTATTTGAATCGTGTGATACGATATTGTTTTCATCAAAACGAGTGTCAATTGCATGTTTACAGATTACAACCTTTTGATTGGCGATTGCAGCCCTTCGAAGCCTGCGTATCAGTTCTTCTGTTTTACCTGAAAACATAGAACCACAAACAACTTCAATCCATCCTTTTTTAACTTGAGGCTCTAAAAACATGCTTGTTCAATTTTCACATTCAAAAGCTGTAAATATAGAGCATTTTTTATCTTACCAACTTAAAATCAAAACAAAACAATCTTCAGACATGGACGATTCGTCTCAAAAATTGACCTCCTGTTGTCAATTCAGAGTATAATTTCATTGGAATTTGGGATTTTATCAGCTTCAAAATAATTCTTACAGTTACATTTGCTATCTTTCGGGCTAATCATTCATAATTTAATTTTAGCTTCACTTATAACCGACAAAAAATGGACAAAAAACTCATCAACAGGTTGGCAGTTACAATAGAAAAAATAAATTATCTCTATCGGAATATCAGAAAAAGAGACGAGAATATGCAAAAATTGGAGCTTGCCTTATTGAAAAAATATGTAACAGAGCTTTATGATGGCTTGGTAGAAGTTGAATTGGACATTAAGCAGGAAAGCACCGGTTCCGATATTCAACATCCTCTCGAACAAAGGGCGCAACAACTAAAAACTCAGATACAGCAAGAGGTAGAAGAAGTTTTTTTAAATGAAACGGAAGTTAAAGAAGAACCAGAAAACGAAATAGCAATTGAGCCTGAAACGGATAATTCTTCACAAACCGTGCAACACACTGAAAAACAGGAGGTAAATGAAATCAGCAATCAAATTCCTGTTTCTACAGTTGAAGAAGAGGAAAAAGAGTTGCATATTGAAGCAGCGCCTGTTAATATTGTAAGCCACAATTATTTTACCGATGATGAAGATGAGACCGATGATGTGGCTGCTACTGCATACTTGAATACAAATTATCAGCACGAATCCTATCAGCATGACGAAGTCGAAAATATTGAAGACGAAGAGGTAATTGTTGATGGAGATGGATCTGTAAAAACCCAAATTCTTACCGATTTTCAAAAATCACAAATTCTGCTCCGGGAAAACGAGGATGAAGATTCAACAGAAGAAACTGTTGCAATGGAGTTGAACGATGTTCTTGGGAAAAAACACAAAGATTCCAATCATTCTGACAAATTTATCAGCAAATCAGGAGATGAGGTTTTTGCAATCGGTATCGGACAACGCAATACCTATATCAATCATCTTTTTGGAGGAGATGAAGAAGCTTATACTCATGCCATTGATGATTTGGCAGCCTCCCAGGGTTATATTGAAGCGTTGACTTACGTTAACCTTAACCTCCGTTACGATTACAAATGGAACGATCATGACCCCATTGTTCGCGAATTTTTGGACATAATTAAAGCGAGTTTCATGAACAGATAATAATATCTTATTGAGATGTTCAGCTTCCATGACAATCTATTTAACGAGTTAATGCCTTAGCGTAATGAAAAAACAAATCATACTTTGCCTTTATTTTTTGATAATTTTCACATTGACCAATACAAAAGGGTTTTCTCAGGCATGTGTAGGGGTTGCTGAATTTACGGTTACAATTAACAATGCTCCATTGCAACCGGATAATATCGCCGGCAATAATACTCCTTGTATTGGCGAAGCAGTTTATTCAGTAAGTTCAGTTTCCGGCATTACCTATAACTGGACTGCTTCAGGTGGAACCATTGTCAGCGGACAAGGCACTAATATCGTAACAGTAAACTGGAACAGTGCCGGGGAACAGACGTTAACCGTTACACCTTCCAATGGTTGTGGAAATGGCACTTCCCGAACTTTATCTGCTTCAGTTGCTGCGATTCCGGATCAACCTTCTTTGATAGTCGGGAATACATTTGCCTGTAACACAGACCTGCCAAGTGTTTATTCTATTGAAAATACGATTGGAGTTACTTATACATGGTCAATTTCCGGAGGAGGCATTTTAACTCCATCAGGCAATACGGCAACTGTTGAATGGTCAATTGCCGGAGACTATATTCTTACTGTTATTCCTTCAAATGTTTGTGGGGATGGTGCGGCAAGAACATTAGATGTGTCTGTTGAATTTACTCCAACCCCGGTAATAGACGGAAACAGTACCGTATGTTCAACGCAACAACAAACTTATAGTGTTGAGTTTAACGCAGGAAGTACCTACCTGTGGTCAGTTTCAGCAAACGGAACAATTATTTCAGGACAAGGCACAAATACTATTGTAGTAGAATGGGATAGCGGAACAACCGGCAATGTATCGGTTACAGAAACCCGGGAGTAAATAATCCTATGGCACAACTTCAGGTTTTGTACTCAGATGATCATCTGATTGCTGTTAATAAACTAAATGGACTATTAGTACACAAAACCAGAATTGCTAAGGATGCTAACGAATTTGCCCTTCAATTTGTAAGAAATCAAACCCGTCGAACGGTGTTCCCTGTTCATCGTTTAGACAGAGGCACATCTGGAGTTTTGTTGTTTGCATTCTCAGACCAGATTCATTCGCTTTTGAGCCAAACTTTCCAAAAACGCATGGTTGTCAAATATTATCTGGCTATTGTCAGGGGATATACCGATGAAACTGGAACAATAAATTACCCATTGTCAAAGGAAAAAACCGGCAAAGAACAAGAGGCTCTGACAAAATTTGAACGAATAAATACCGTAGAATTACCCTTTCCTGTTGGGAAATATAGAACCGCGAGATATTCATTGGTTAAAGTAATACCTTATACCGGTAGAATGCACCAAATAAGAAGGCATTTTAATTATATCAGTCATCCGGTTATCGGCGATCTTCCTCATGGAGATTACCGGCATAATCACTTTTTCAGGGATAAATTAGATTGTCCATATCTGATGCTTCATAGTTACAGCCTGAAATTCTTGCATCCTGTTTTTAACAAAGAGATGGAAATAAAGGCACCGATCTTAGAACCGATGGCCAAAATTATACAACGGTTTGGATGGGAATTTAATGTTTAAAATGCCGTAAACCGGTCATAACCATAGCTATCCCAAGTTCCTCACACCTGCCAACTACATGTTTGTCGCGAATTGAGCCTCCGGGTTGAACAATCGTTTTAATTCCATACGTTGCAGCCAAATCAACATTGTCTTCAAAAGGGAAAAAAGCATCTGAAATCAGAATACAATCACTGAAAATTTCTGCTAAATAATCCTCGACATCGTTGATATGTCCGGTATAGCTCCTTAGCAGATTTTCTTTAGCTTTGTTCAACGCAAGTTGAGTAGAAATCAACCGATTGGGCTGTCCGGCTCCCATTCCCAACATTTGGTAATTGCCGTTTACCTCTCTGACAACAACAATAGAATTCGATTTTATATTGCTAATTGCTTTTAGCCCAAAAGCAACTATGGATTCCAATTCCATAGTTTTTGGTTGAACTGTTGTAACAATATCTATTTTTGAATACAAAGATTGATCGAAATCTTGTTCCAAAAGAGAACTGTTCAAAAATCTCAGGTCTTTACCGGCAGGAACTTTGGAAATATCTAATTGGACAATCCTTAAATCTTTATGTTGCCGAAGATATTCAAGAGCTTCAGGTTCAAAATCAGGTGCAATTATGACTTCTACAAATTTTCGTTTGCTTTTATCAACATCTTCTAATCTTAAAAAAGCTACAGTTTGAATAGTTAATGTTTGGTTAAAAGCAATGATAGAACCAAAAGCAGATATCACGTCTGACTCCCAAGCCAGTTCAAAAACAACAGGCTGATGATTGCCTTCACAAATCCCGCAGGGATTGTTATGTTTCACTATTGAACATCCTTGTCTGTTAGGATTTAAAAGCCGGACAGATTCTACTGCCGCATGAATATCCATGATATTATTGAACGACAATTCTTTCCCATGCAACACATTCATATCATAAAGAGAATGTTCTGCTGGATTTTGGCGATAAAAAATTGCGCTTTGATGACTGTTTTCTCCGTATCTCAATGGTTTGCCATCAGAGAAAGAAAGTCGCAACGAGTGAACATTATCTCTGCGGTCCATCTCTACGGCAATCATGGAGTCGTAATCAGCAGTATGGTTAAATGTTTTGCGCATCAGATTGAACCGAGTACTGTAACTAATTCTCCCTTGATTGGCATTTAGTTCTTCGATGATATTTACATAGTCATTAACATCTGTAACGACAGCCACATGTTTAAAGTTCTTAGCTCCCGATCTGAGCATTGTTGGCCCTCCAATATCAATATTCTCAATCAACGTGTCAATATCTGCACCTGCTTCCATAACTTTTTGAAAGGGATACAAATTGCAAACTACCATATCAATTGGAGCTATTCCTAATTGTGCGGCTTCTGCTGCATCTTTTTCACGGTCATACAACAAAGCCGATTCAATAGTAAATGAAATGGTTTTCATTCGCCCGCCAAAAGCTTCAGGGTTTCCGGTAACTTTACTGATTTCAGTATAAGCGATGTTTGCCTCAGCTAATATTTTGCCGGTTCCTCCAGTTGAAATAATTTCACAACCCCAGTATTGAAGCGTGTTAGCTAAAGAGATTAAATTCGTTTTATCTGAAACACTTAATAATGCACGCCTTATTGTAATTTGCATGAAAAGGTAATGGTTATAAAAATATGAAAATCTAACTAACAGGAGACTTTGATTTGCTGATATGCCTTACAATGTTTTTAAAAATCTGTAGCCCCTCTCCTTCTTCAGGCAGGCTTGGATTCCGGCGTTTTAGTTGTCCCCAGTTAGGATGATTGTAAATTGACAAAAAAGCTTCGGGATGCGGCATCAAACCAAATACCTGTCCGGTTGTATTCGTTAAACCGGCACAGTTTAATTCAGCACCATTTGGATTAAGTGGGTATTCATCGGTCAGTTGCCCCAACTCATCACAATAGCTCAGACAGTTCAGTTGGTTGGAAATAATTTGTTGTCGGATATGGTCATCCCTGATTATAAGTTTCCCTTCTCCATGACGAACCGGCAAAGCCAATTTGGTTATTCCTTTTAAAAAAGGAGTTTTAGTTCCCTGTGTAACTAAGCAATTCACCCATCGGTCTTCATATTTGCCTGAATTATTGCGCATTAGGGTTACTTCCTGTTCAATATTGCCACTAACGTCTGGCAACAACCCAAGCTTAACTAATACCTGAAAACCATTACAGGCTCCAAATATAAATTTACCCTTTGCAAGAAATTTTTTTATTTCATCCAACATCGTTTTTCCGGTGGATAACTGCTTATATTTTATCTTATTGGCCAAAACTTTGCCGGATGAAATATCATCACCAAAAGAAAAACCTCCCGGAAAACTCAAAATGTCAAAAGTGTGGATATCAAATCCTTTGAGTAGAATATCGTTCAGATGAACAATTTCAGAATCTGCGCCTGAAAGTAGAAAAGCTGCATTTGTTTCTTCTTCACAATTAATACCAAAACCGGTAATGACCAAAGATTTAACCTGATGAGCGACAGTAGGTGTCATTATTTTACGGAATATTGTTGCACAAAGGTAACGATATTTCCATTAATCAGGTAAAACGAAATTTGGATCTGCAATAGTTAAAGCGACTGAGCAGGTAATCAAAATGAATAGTTTTACTCATCTTCAATCCTGGTGGAGGTTTCTGTTTGCACGTCAAAAATTATGGTGAACCCTTTTTTTCTACCGGGATATTCCCGAATACTCATTGTAACAAAGCGACTATCTTCCGACCATTTTACAGTATCGGCACTATACAAGCCGCCTAACTCATAGACAACTTCGTTTGTAGCAACTTTAATGACAATGGGATTATCCACCCAATGAGACATTCTCATTTCAAAACTTGAAAACACAACTTTGTATTTGCCATCTGGTGAAAAAACGGGATTTGACATTTACTAATTTTTTGTAAATAAAGATTAATTCCATCTGCCCTTTGAAGATATTAATATTGCAATCATAAACAGTCCATAGAGTATAAGCAAAAAATACGGAAATCCCATTACAAAAATTGCGGGAATTGGTGATGCCAACTTCTTTTTAAGAAAAAATCCGGTAATTGTGATGAAAATAAAAATTGCAGCCAAGGTTAAATATCTCGCACTCATGAAAAAGGATTCCTGATGTCCTAATCTCTTATTGGCAAAATATACAAATACATACATTGCAGATTGGTAGGAAAGAAAAATAGAAATGAGGCAATTCAGGTAAAAAATAATCGAATAAAACATGTGCATTAAATGCTGATTGAAAAAGATTAAAATAAATGCTTTTTGAAAACTATGTATCTATTTGATTACCAAGGTTTTTACGTTGGTAAACTCTTTGATGCCAAACTCTGCAAGCTCTCTGCCATAGCCAGAATTTTTAACTCCCCCAAAAGGCAATGCGGGATGACTTACAACCATTTCATTGATAAAAACACTGCCGCTTTGTATTTGACGGGCTAATCTGATTGCTTTTTCTGTATCGGTTGACCATATAGAAGCCCCTAAACCATATTTAGTTTTATTCGCCAAATCAATTGCTTCAATCACTGTTTTTGCAGTAATGACCGAAGCTACAGGTCCGAAAACTTCCTGATCAAATACCGGCATTCCGGGTTTTACTTTTACCAATAAGGTCGGATTAAAAAACGCGCCGGTCGTCCCATGTGGTTTTCCGCCTCCTATCAAAGCTTCTGCTCCCATTTTCATAGAATCTTTGACTTGTTTTTCTAATAAATCTGCCAAATCCTGTTTTGCCATCGGTCCTATATCAACGGTTTCATCAGTAGGATCACCCATATTTAGCTGAAGTAACCCATCCACATACTCGCGAACAAAATCACTGAATACGGTTTCAATGACAATAAATCGCTTAGCAGCTATACAACTTTGTCCGCAATTAATCATTCTTGACTGTACTGCAACTTTAGCCGCTTCTTTAACATTCGCATCTTCCAACACAATAAACGGATCGCTCCCTCCAAGTTCGAGAACAGTTTTTTTAATATTTCTTCCAGCTATTTCAGCAACTTTTGAACCTGCAATTTCACTGCCGGTCAAAGTTATCCCTGAAACATACGGGCTGTCAATAACCCATTTTATTTTGTTATGGTCAATAAACAGGTTTTGCAAAATACCTTCCGGAAAAGTAGCTTGTTTAAACAAATCTTCAATGAGTAAAGCGCATTGGGGAACATTTGCAGCATGTTTGAGCAAGACCACATTGCCGGCCATTATAGCAGGAACAAC
This is a stretch of genomic DNA from Sphingobacteriales bacterium. It encodes these proteins:
- a CDS encoding phosphoribosylformylglycinamidine synthase subunit PurQ — protein: MTPTVAHQVKSLVITGFGINCEEETNAAFLLSGADSEIVHLNDILLKGFDIHTFDILSFPGGFSFGDDISSGKVLANKIKYKQLSTGKTMLDEIKKFLAKGKFIFGACNGFQVLVKLGLLPDVSGNIEQEVTLMRNNSGKYEDRWVNCLVTQGTKTPFLKGITKLALPVRHGEGKLIIRDDHIRQQIISNQLNCLSYCDELGQLTDEYPLNPNGAELNCAGLTNTTGQVFGLMPHPEAFLSIYNHPNWGQLKRRNPSLPEEGEGLQIFKNIVRHISKSKSPVS
- a CDS encoding NAD-dependent succinate-semialdehyde dehydrogenase, which codes for MRFETINPFNNLLVKRYPAHSGRQVQNILKKTESGFDINRTAAIAIRSKRMNALADLLENKKLYCAQLITLEMGKPIKESISEIEKCVKCCRYYAENSKFFLAEQTVTTNYTSSTISFQPLGVILAVMPWNFPFWQVFRAVVPAIMAGNVVLLKHAANVPQCALLIEDLFKQATFPEGILQNLFIDHNKIKWVIDSPYVSGITLTGSEIAGSKVAEIAGRNIKKTVLELGGSDPFIVLEDANVKEAAKVAVQSRMINCGQSCIAAKRFIVIETVFSDFVREYVDGLLQLNMGDPTDETVDIGPMAKQDLADLLEKQVKDSMKMGAEALIGGGKPHGTTGAFFNPTLLVKVKPGMPVFDQEVFGPVASVITAKTVIEAIDLANKTKYGLGASIWSTDTEKAIRLARQIQSGSVFINEMVVSHPALPFGGVKNSGYGRELAEFGIKEFTNVKTLVIK
- the purH gene encoding bifunctional phosphoribosylaminoimidazolecarboxamide formyltransferase/IMP cyclohydrolase, with the translated sequence MQITIRRALLSVSDKTNLISLANTLQYWGCEIISTGGTGKILAEANIAYTEISKVTGNPEAFGGRMKTISFTIESALLYDREKDAAEAAQLGIAPIDMVVCNLYPFQKVMEAGADIDTLIENIDIGGPTMLRSGAKNFKHVAVVTDVNDYVNIIEELNANQGRISYSTRFNLMRKTFNHTADYDSMIAVEMDRRDNVHSLRLSFSDGKPLRYGENSHQSAIFYRQNPAEHSLYDMNVLHGKELSFNNIMDIHAAVESVRLLNPNRQGCSIVKHNNPCGICEGNHQPVVFELAWESDVISAFGSIIAFNQTLTIQTVAFLRLEDVDKSKRKFVEVIIAPDFEPEALEYLRQHKDLRIVQLDISKVPAGKDLRFLNSSLLEQDFDQSLYSKIDIVTTVQPKTMELESIVAFGLKAISNIKSNSIVVVREVNGNYQMLGMGAGQPNRLISTQLALNKAKENLLRSYTGHINDVEDYLAEIFSDCILISDAFFPFEDNVDLAATYGIKTIVQPGGSIRDKHVVGRCEELGIAMVMTGLRHFKH
- a CDS encoding thymidine kinase, translating into MFLEPQVKKGWIEVVCGSMFSGKTEELIRRLRRAAIANQKVVICKHAIDTRFDENNIVSHDSNTIQSVPVNHSSDILLLAQQVKAEVVGIDEAQFFDEHLPNICEQLALQGMRVIIAGLDMDYLGKPFGTMPHLLSVAEYITKLHAICMVCGNLASHSYRKQAKEGQVLLGAKEMYEPRCRICYHLNTETETKGS
- a CDS encoding pseudouridylate synthase, with the translated sequence MAQLQVLYSDDHLIAVNKLNGLLVHKTRIAKDANEFALQFVRNQTRRTVFPVHRLDRGTSGVLLFAFSDQIHSLLSQTFQKRMVVKYYLAIVRGYTDETGTINYPLSKEKTGKEQEALTKFERINTVELPFPVGKYRTARYSLVKVIPYTGRMHQIRRHFNYISHPVIGDLPHGDYRHNHFFRDKLDCPYLMLHSYSLKFLHPVFNKEMEIKAPILEPMAKIIQRFGWEFNV